Proteins from one Setaria italica strain Yugu1 chromosome V, Setaria_italica_v2.0, whole genome shotgun sequence genomic window:
- the LOC101781107 gene encoding transcriptional corepressor LEUNIG isoform X2: MSQSQSQSQSQSQSQSQTNWEADKMLDVYIYDYFVKRNLQATAKAFQAEGKVSSDPVAIDAPGGFLFEWWSVFWDIFIARTNEKHSDVAASYIETQLIKAREQQHQQPPQQQQQQQQIQMQQMLLQRAAQQQQQQQQQQQQRRDGSLLNGAASGFSGNDPLIRQNPATANSMAAKMYEERLKLPPQRDSLDEASMKLQQRYGENAGQVIDPNQALLKAAATGQSSGQILHGTASGLSGTPQQVQARSPQPPTTEQNIRTEINPMLTPRTAGTEGSLIGLQGSNQAGNNLTLKGWPLTGLDQLRSGILQQKSFMQSPQQFQQLQFLTPQQQQQLLLHAQQNIPSSIGDVDTRRLRMLLNNRNVVLGQDGQTNSGGDIIPNLGSPGQSGGSRNDIDMLIKKKLALLQQQQQQQQSQQHSHSQQQLQQPALSGQQSQSSNQLLHQHGKSGVGSMPIDGNLPNSFGFPEQASKKRKKPVSSSGRANSSGTANTAGPSPSSAPSTPSTHTPGDAMSMPQLQYNGGPSKPLMMFGSDGTGSLTSPANPLADVDRLLEDGSLDENVESFLSQDDMDPRETMGRCMDSSKGLGFTEVAKARVSTNKVVCCHFSLDGKLLATGGHDKKVVLWFTDMLKPKSTLEEHSLLITDVRFSPGMTRLATSSFDKTVRVWDADNPGYSLRTFTGHSASVMSLDFHPNKEDIVCSCDSDGEVRCWSITNGSCVTCVRVFNEGATQLRFQPHQGKYLATASEKAISILDAETLQVCRTPLQGHVQIIQSVCWDAAGNYLASVSEDSVKVWSFKSGNDVECIHELNCSGNKFHSCVFHPNYPYLLIIGCYESLELWDIREKNTVTISNAHEGMVAALAASHSTGLVASVSHDQLVKLWK, from the exons TGGTGGTCTGTATTTTGGGATATATTCATAGCGCGAACAAATGAGAAGCACTCAGATGTCGCAGCATCATATATCGAG ACTCAGCTAATCAAAGCAAGGGAACAGCAGCACCAACAACCACctcaacaacagcagcagcagcagcaaatacAAATGCAACAAATGTTGTTACAGAGAGctgcacagcagcagcaacagcagcagcagcagcagcagcagcgtagAGATGGTTCTCTTCTTAATGGTGCTGCAAGTGGATTTTCTGGAAATGATCCTTTAATCCGACAAAATCCAGCTACTGCGAATTCGATGGCGGCCAAAATGTATGAAGAGAGGTTAAAGCTCCCTCCCCAGAGAGATTCTCTGGATGAGGCGTCAATGAAG TTACAGCAAAGATATGGAGAAAATGCTGGACAAGTAATTGATCCAAACCAAGCATTATTGAAAGCAGCTGCAACTGGACAATCCTCTGG GCAAATTTTGCATGGAACTGCTAGTGGTTTGTCAGGCACTCCGCAACAAGTTCAGGCAAGAAGCCCACAACCGCCTACGACAGAACAG AATATTAGGACCGAGATCAATCCAATGTTGACACCCAGAACTGCAGGCACTGAGGGTTCATTGATTGGTCTCCAAG GATCTAATCAGGCTGGAAACAATTTAACTCTGAAAGGTTGGCCACTCACG GGACTTGATCAACTTCGCTCTGGAATTCTGCAGCAGAAGTCATTTATGCAATCTCCACAACAATTTCAGCAGCTTCAGTTTCTGAcgccacagcagcagcaacagctttTGCTGCATGCACAGCAAAATATACCTTCCTCAAtaggtgatgttgataccaGAAGATTAAGGATGCTTCTTAACAACAGGAATGTGGTCCTTGGACAGGATGGGCAGACAAATAGTGGTGGTGATATTATTCCAAATCTTGGTTCTCCTGGCCAAAGTGGTGGATCGCGTAATGATATTGATATGCTAATAAAG AAGAAACTTGCTCTtctacagcagcagcagcaacagcaacagtcgCAGCAGCACAGTCACAGCCAGCAGCAGCTTCAGCAACCTGCGCTCTCTGGACAGCAGTCTCAAAGCTCAAACCAGCTTCTTCATCAGCATGGAAAGTCAGGAGTAGGAAGCATGCCTATTGATGGAAACTTGCCAAACTCGTTTGGATTTCCTGAACAA GCAtcaaagaagagaaagaaaccTGTCTCATCCTCTGGTAGAGCTAATAGTTCAGGAACAGCGAACACTGCTGGGCCATCTCCTAGCTCTGCACCCtcaacaccttccactcacacACCAGGAGATGCAATGTCCATGCCACAGCTGCAGTATAATGGTGGCCCTTCGAAACCATTGATGATGTTTGGCTCCGATGGCACGGGAAGCTTGACTTCGCCAGCCAACCCGCTG GCTGACGTTGACCGTTTGCTGGAAGATGGTTCCTTGGATGAAAATGTAGAGTCTTTTTTATCCCAAGATGACATGGATCCTCGAGAAACTATGGGACGCTGCATGGATTCTAGTAAAG GATTGGGTTTTACTGAGGTTGCAAAAGCCCGTGTAAGTACCAACAAAGTAGTTTGTTGCCATTTTTCGTTGGATGGGAAACTTCTTGCTACTGGAGGCCATGATAAAAAG GTCGTTTTATGGTTTACAGATATGCTGAAACCTAAATCTACACTAGAAGAGCACTCATTACTAATTACAGATGTTCGCTTTAGCCCTGGCATGACCCGCCTTGCAACATCTTCCTTTGACAAAACCGTGCGGGTTTGGGATGCTGACAAT CCAGGATATTCGCTCCGTACTTTTACAGGCCATTCAGCATCTGTCATGTCGCTTGATTTTCATCCAAACAAAGAAGACATCGTTTGTTCGTGTGATAGTGATGGGGAAGTACGGTGTTGGAGCATAACTAATGGTAGCTGTGTGACCTGTGTCAGGGTTTTCAAT GAAGGTGCTACTCAGTTGAGATTTCAACCTCACCAAGGTAAATATCTAGCAACTGCCTCAGAAAAGGCAATATCCATACTGGATGCGGAGACGCTACAAGTTTGTCGAACTCCTTTGCAG GGACACGTACAGATTATTCAATCAGTATGTTGGGATGCTGCGGGTAACTATCTGGCCTCTGTCAGTGAAGATTCTGTCAAGGTGTGGTCATTTAAGTCGGGGAATGACGTCGAATGCATACATGAGCTGAATTGCAGCGGGAACAAGTTTCATTCGTGTGTCTTCCACCCAAATTACCCTTATTTGCTTATAATTGGTTGTTATGAG TCTCTGGAACTTTGGGACATAAGGGAGAAGAACACCGTGACCATCAGCAACGCGCATGAGGGCATGGTCGCAGCCCTTGCTGCGTCACATTCAACAGGGCTAGTAGCATCAGTGAGCCATGATCAGCTCGTCAAGCTCTGGAAATGA
- the LOC101781107 gene encoding transcriptional corepressor LEUNIG isoform X1, with product MSQSQSQSQSQSQSQSQTNWEADKMLDVYIYDYFVKRNLQATAKAFQAEGKVSSDPVAIDAPGGFLFEWWSVFWDIFIARTNEKHSDVAASYIETQLIKAREQQHQQPPQQQQQQQQIQMQQMLLQRAAQQQQQQQQQQQQRRDGSLLNGAASGFSGNDPLIRQNPATANSMAAKMYEERLKLPPQRDSLDEASMKLQQRYGENAGQVIDPNQALLKAAATGQSSGQILHGTASGLSGTPQQVQARSPQPPTTEQNIRTEINPMLTPRTAGTEGSLIGLQAGSNQAGNNLTLKGWPLTGLDQLRSGILQQKSFMQSPQQFQQLQFLTPQQQQQLLLHAQQNIPSSIGDVDTRRLRMLLNNRNVVLGQDGQTNSGGDIIPNLGSPGQSGGSRNDIDMLIKKKLALLQQQQQQQQSQQHSHSQQQLQQPALSGQQSQSSNQLLHQHGKSGVGSMPIDGNLPNSFGFPEQASKKRKKPVSSSGRANSSGTANTAGPSPSSAPSTPSTHTPGDAMSMPQLQYNGGPSKPLMMFGSDGTGSLTSPANPLADVDRLLEDGSLDENVESFLSQDDMDPRETMGRCMDSSKGLGFTEVAKARVSTNKVVCCHFSLDGKLLATGGHDKKVVLWFTDMLKPKSTLEEHSLLITDVRFSPGMTRLATSSFDKTVRVWDADNPGYSLRTFTGHSASVMSLDFHPNKEDIVCSCDSDGEVRCWSITNGSCVTCVRVFNEGATQLRFQPHQGKYLATASEKAISILDAETLQVCRTPLQGHVQIIQSVCWDAAGNYLASVSEDSVKVWSFKSGNDVECIHELNCSGNKFHSCVFHPNYPYLLIIGCYESLELWDIREKNTVTISNAHEGMVAALAASHSTGLVASVSHDQLVKLWK from the exons TGGTGGTCTGTATTTTGGGATATATTCATAGCGCGAACAAATGAGAAGCACTCAGATGTCGCAGCATCATATATCGAG ACTCAGCTAATCAAAGCAAGGGAACAGCAGCACCAACAACCACctcaacaacagcagcagcagcagcaaatacAAATGCAACAAATGTTGTTACAGAGAGctgcacagcagcagcaacagcagcagcagcagcagcagcagcgtagAGATGGTTCTCTTCTTAATGGTGCTGCAAGTGGATTTTCTGGAAATGATCCTTTAATCCGACAAAATCCAGCTACTGCGAATTCGATGGCGGCCAAAATGTATGAAGAGAGGTTAAAGCTCCCTCCCCAGAGAGATTCTCTGGATGAGGCGTCAATGAAG TTACAGCAAAGATATGGAGAAAATGCTGGACAAGTAATTGATCCAAACCAAGCATTATTGAAAGCAGCTGCAACTGGACAATCCTCTGG GCAAATTTTGCATGGAACTGCTAGTGGTTTGTCAGGCACTCCGCAACAAGTTCAGGCAAGAAGCCCACAACCGCCTACGACAGAACAG AATATTAGGACCGAGATCAATCCAATGTTGACACCCAGAACTGCAGGCACTGAGGGTTCATTGATTGGTCTCCAAG CAGGATCTAATCAGGCTGGAAACAATTTAACTCTGAAAGGTTGGCCACTCACG GGACTTGATCAACTTCGCTCTGGAATTCTGCAGCAGAAGTCATTTATGCAATCTCCACAACAATTTCAGCAGCTTCAGTTTCTGAcgccacagcagcagcaacagctttTGCTGCATGCACAGCAAAATATACCTTCCTCAAtaggtgatgttgataccaGAAGATTAAGGATGCTTCTTAACAACAGGAATGTGGTCCTTGGACAGGATGGGCAGACAAATAGTGGTGGTGATATTATTCCAAATCTTGGTTCTCCTGGCCAAAGTGGTGGATCGCGTAATGATATTGATATGCTAATAAAG AAGAAACTTGCTCTtctacagcagcagcagcaacagcaacagtcgCAGCAGCACAGTCACAGCCAGCAGCAGCTTCAGCAACCTGCGCTCTCTGGACAGCAGTCTCAAAGCTCAAACCAGCTTCTTCATCAGCATGGAAAGTCAGGAGTAGGAAGCATGCCTATTGATGGAAACTTGCCAAACTCGTTTGGATTTCCTGAACAA GCAtcaaagaagagaaagaaaccTGTCTCATCCTCTGGTAGAGCTAATAGTTCAGGAACAGCGAACACTGCTGGGCCATCTCCTAGCTCTGCACCCtcaacaccttccactcacacACCAGGAGATGCAATGTCCATGCCACAGCTGCAGTATAATGGTGGCCCTTCGAAACCATTGATGATGTTTGGCTCCGATGGCACGGGAAGCTTGACTTCGCCAGCCAACCCGCTG GCTGACGTTGACCGTTTGCTGGAAGATGGTTCCTTGGATGAAAATGTAGAGTCTTTTTTATCCCAAGATGACATGGATCCTCGAGAAACTATGGGACGCTGCATGGATTCTAGTAAAG GATTGGGTTTTACTGAGGTTGCAAAAGCCCGTGTAAGTACCAACAAAGTAGTTTGTTGCCATTTTTCGTTGGATGGGAAACTTCTTGCTACTGGAGGCCATGATAAAAAG GTCGTTTTATGGTTTACAGATATGCTGAAACCTAAATCTACACTAGAAGAGCACTCATTACTAATTACAGATGTTCGCTTTAGCCCTGGCATGACCCGCCTTGCAACATCTTCCTTTGACAAAACCGTGCGGGTTTGGGATGCTGACAAT CCAGGATATTCGCTCCGTACTTTTACAGGCCATTCAGCATCTGTCATGTCGCTTGATTTTCATCCAAACAAAGAAGACATCGTTTGTTCGTGTGATAGTGATGGGGAAGTACGGTGTTGGAGCATAACTAATGGTAGCTGTGTGACCTGTGTCAGGGTTTTCAAT GAAGGTGCTACTCAGTTGAGATTTCAACCTCACCAAGGTAAATATCTAGCAACTGCCTCAGAAAAGGCAATATCCATACTGGATGCGGAGACGCTACAAGTTTGTCGAACTCCTTTGCAG GGACACGTACAGATTATTCAATCAGTATGTTGGGATGCTGCGGGTAACTATCTGGCCTCTGTCAGTGAAGATTCTGTCAAGGTGTGGTCATTTAAGTCGGGGAATGACGTCGAATGCATACATGAGCTGAATTGCAGCGGGAACAAGTTTCATTCGTGTGTCTTCCACCCAAATTACCCTTATTTGCTTATAATTGGTTGTTATGAG TCTCTGGAACTTTGGGACATAAGGGAGAAGAACACCGTGACCATCAGCAACGCGCATGAGGGCATGGTCGCAGCCCTTGCTGCGTCACATTCAACAGGGCTAGTAGCATCAGTGAGCCATGATCAGCTCGTCAAGCTCTGGAAATGA
- the LOC101780706 gene encoding transcriptional corepressor LEUNIG isoform X1 yields MSQTNWEADKMLDVYIYDYFMKRNLQATAKAFQAEGKVSSDPVAIDAPGGFLFEWWSVFWDIFIARTNEKHSDVAASYIETQLMKAREQQQQQPPQQRQQQPQHIQMQQMLLQRAVHQQQQQHQQQQQQHQQQQQQQQQQPQQQQHQQQQQQQQQLQQQRRDGSHLLNGSANGISGNNPLMRQNQSTANVMATKMYEERLKVPSQRDTLEDASMKQRYGENAGQLLDSNEASLLKAASSGQSSGQILHGTVGGLSGTLQQVQARSPQLPGPAQSIKTEINPILTPRAAGPEGSFIGVQGSNQAGNNLTLKGWPLTGLEQLRSGILQQKSFIQNQQQLHQQIQMLTPQQQQQLMLQAQQNMSSPTSSDVDNRRLRMMLNSRNAVLGRDGQTNSGTDIIPNVGSPSQSGGDIDILIKKKLAQQQQLLQQQNNSQQQPQQHQLQQPAVSSQQSQSSNQLLQQEKSGIGSMPVDGGMPNTFGGAEQTAKKRKKPGSSSGRANSSGTANTAGPSPSSAPSTPSTHTPGDAMSVQQLQQNGGSAKPMVMFGSDGTGSLTSPANPLDDVDRLLEDGSLDDNVESFLSQDDMDPRDNLGRCMDASKGFGFSEVAKARASSTKVVCCHFSSDGKLLATGGHDKKVFLWCTEPLKSKSQLEEHSFLITDVRFSPSMSRLATSSFDKTVRVWDADNTDYSLRTFTGHSASVMSLDFHPNKEDMICSCDSDGEVRSWSINNGSCLTCVKVFKGGATQMRFQPCKGKYLAAASEKTIYILDGETQHSCRSPLQGHNKNIQSLCWDSTGDYLASVSEDSVRIWSFTPGHDGDFVNELNCSGNKFHSCVFHPTYPSLLVIGCYESLELWDIREKNTMTLNNAHEGLIAALAACSATGKVASVSHDRFVKLWK; encoded by the exons ATGTCGCAGACTAACTGGGAGGCGGACAAGAT GCTGGATGTTTACATATATGACTATTTTATGAAGAGAAATTTGCAGGCAACTGCAAAGGCCTTCCAAGCAGAAGGGAAGGTCTCTTCAGATCCAGTTG caatTGATGCACCTGGTGGCTTTCTGTTCGAGTGGTGGTCTGTTTTTTGGGATATATTCATAGCACGAACAAATGAGAAACATTCGGATGTTGCAGCGTCATATATTGAA ACTCAGCTCATGAAAGCCAGggagcaacagcagcaacagccacCCCAAcagaggcagcagcagccacagcaTATACAAATGCAACAAATGCTGTTACAAAGAGCtgtgcatcagcagcagcagcaacaccaacaacagcaacagcagcatcagcagcagcagcagcagcagcagcaacaaccacaacagcagcagcatcagcagcagcagcagcagcagcagcagctgcaacaACAGCGTAGAGATGGTTCCCATCTTCTTAATGGTTCTGCAAATGGAATTTCTGGAAACAATCCTTTAATGCGGCAGAACCAAAGTACTGCAAATGTAATGGCAACAAAAATGTATGAGGAAAGGTTAAAGGTACCTTCCCAGAGAGACACTTTGGAAGATGCATCAATGAAG CAAAGATATGGAGAGAATGCTGGGCAACTACTTGATTCAAATGAAGCATCATTGTTGAAAGCAGCTTCAAGTGGACAATCTTCAGG GCAAATTTTGCATGGAACTGTTGGTGGCTTGTCAGGCACTCTGCAACAAGTTCAGGCCAGAAGTCCCCAACTTCCTGGGCCTGCTCAG AGTATCAAGACAGAGATCAATCCCATTCTGACGCCCAGAGCTGCAGGCCCAGAAGGATCATTTATTGGTGTCCAAG GATCCAATCAAGCTGGGAACAATTTGACTTTGAAAGGATGGCCACTCACG GGACTTGAGCAACTTAGGTCTGGAATTCTTCAGCAGAAATCATTTATTCAGAATCAACAGCAATTGCACCAGCAGATCCAGATGCTGactccgcagcagcagcagcagcttatGCTGCAGGCTCAGCAAAATATGTCTTCGCCAACATCTAGTGATGTTGACAATAGAAGATTGAGGATGATGCTAAACAGCAGAAATGCTGTTCTTGGCCGGGATGGGCAGACAAACAGTGGCACTGATATTATTCCAAATGTTGGCTCTCCTAGTCAAAGTGGTGGCGATATAGATATACTTATAAAG AAGAAACTTGCTCAGCAGCAGCAACTGTTACAACAGCAAAACAAtagccagcagcagccgcagcaacaTCAGCTTCAGCAACCTGCTGTCTCTAGCCAGCAATCCCAAAGCTCAAATCAACTTCTTCAACAAGAAAAGTCAGGAATTGGAAGTATGCCTGTTGACGGGGGCATGCCAAACACTTTTGGGGGAGCTGAACAA ACagcaaagaagagaaagaagccAGGTTCATCCTCTGGCAGAGCTAACAGTTCAGGAACAGCAAATACCGCTGGCCCCTCTCCAAGTTCTGCACCCTCGACACCTTCCACTCATACACCAGGAGATGCAATGTCtgtgcagcagctgcagcagaatGGTGGTTCAGCTAAACCCATGGTAATGTTTGGCTCTGATGGCACTGGGAGCTTGACATCTCCTGCAAACCCCTTG GATGATGTGGACCGTTTGCTGGAAGATGGCTCCTTGGATGATAATGTTGAATCCTTTCTATCACAGGATGACATGGATCCTAGAGACAACTTGGGGCGCTGCATGGATGCTAGTAAAG GATTTGGTTTTTCTGAGGTTGCAAAAGCACGTGCAAGTTCAACCAAAGTTGTTTGTTGCCACTTCTCATCTGATGGCAAACTGCTTGCTACTGGTGGTCATGATAAAAAG GTTTTTTTGTGGTGTACAGAACCCCTAAAGTCTAAATCTCAACTGGAAGAGCACTCGTTTCTGATCACTGATGTTAGATTTAGCCCAAGCATGTCACGCCTTGCTACATCCTCCTTTGACAAAACTGTGCGGGTTTGGGATGCTGATAAT ACTGACTATTCGCTCCGCACTTTCACGGGACATTCAGCATCTGTTATGTCACTTGATTTTCATCCAAATAAAGAAGATATGATATGCTCCTGTGATAGTGATGGGGAAGTGCGCAGCTGGAGCATAAATAATGGTAGCTGTCTGACCTGTGTTAAGGTGTTTAAG GGTGGTGCTACTCAGATGAGATTTCAACCTTGCAAGGGAAAATATCTAGCAGCTGCCTCTGAGAAGACTATCTACATACTTGATGGGGAGACACAACATTCTTGTAGAAGTCCCTTGCAG GGGCACAATAAGAATATTCAATCCCTTTGTTGGGATTCTACTGGTGACTATCTGGCTTCTGTCAGTGAAGACTCTGTCAGAATTTGGTCATTCACTCCCGGACATGATGGTGATTTTGTGAATGAGTTGAATTGCAGCGGGAACAAATTCCACTCATGTGTTTTCCACCCAACTTATCCATCATTGCTAGTAATTGGTTGTTATGAG TCTTTGGAACTTTGGGACATAAGGGAGAAGAACACCATGACCCTCAACAATGCGCATGAGGGTTTGATTGCAGCCCTTGCAGCATGCAGTGCAACAGGGAAGGTTGCCTCAGTAAGCCATGATAGATTTGTCAAGCTCTGGAAATGA
- the LOC101780706 gene encoding transcriptional corepressor LEUNIG isoform X2, protein MSQTNWEADKMLDVYIYDYFMKRNLQATAKAFQAEGKVSSDPVAIDAPGGFLFEWWSVFWDIFIARTNEKHSDVAASYIETQLMKAREQQQQQPPQQRQQQPQHIQMQQMLLQRAVHQQQQQHQQQQQQHQQQQQQQQQQPQQQQHQQQQQQQQQLQQQRRDGSHLLNGSANGISGNNPLMRQNQSTANVMATKMYEERLKVPSQRDTLEDASMKQRYGENAGQLLDSNEASLLKAASSGQSSGQILHGTVGGLSGTLQQVQARSPQLPGPAQSIKTEINPILTPRAAGPEGSFIGVQGSNQAGNNLTLKGWPLTGLEQLRSGILQQKSFIQNQQQLHQQIQMLTPQQQQQLMLQAQQNMSSPTSSDVDNRRLRMMLNSRNAVLGRDGQTNSGTDIIPNVGSPSQSGGDIDILIKKKLAQQQQLLQQQNNSQQQPQQHQLQQPAVSSQQSQSSNQLLQQEKSGIGSMPVDGGMPNTFGGAEQTAKKRKKPGSSSGRANSSGTANTAGPSPSSAPSTPSTHTPGDAMSVQQLQQNGGSAKPMVMFGSDGTGSLTSPANPLDDVDRLLEDGSLDDNVESFLSQDDMDPRDNLGRCMDASKGFGFSEVAKARASSTKVVCCHFSSDGKLLATGGHDKKVFLWCTEPLKSKSQLEEHSFLITDVRFSPSMSRLATSSFDKTVRVWDADNTDYSLRTFTGHSASVMSLDFHPNKEDMICSCDSDGEVRSWSINNGSCLTCVKVFKGGATQMRFQPCKGKYLAAASEKTIYILDGETQHSCRSPLQGHNKNIQSLCWDSTGDYLASVSEDSVRIWSFTPGHDGDFVNELNCSGNKFHSCVFHPTYPSLLVIGCYESLELWDIRENESITLNNAHDGLFAALAASSETGHIASVSLDKTVKLWK, encoded by the exons ATGTCGCAGACTAACTGGGAGGCGGACAAGAT GCTGGATGTTTACATATATGACTATTTTATGAAGAGAAATTTGCAGGCAACTGCAAAGGCCTTCCAAGCAGAAGGGAAGGTCTCTTCAGATCCAGTTG caatTGATGCACCTGGTGGCTTTCTGTTCGAGTGGTGGTCTGTTTTTTGGGATATATTCATAGCACGAACAAATGAGAAACATTCGGATGTTGCAGCGTCATATATTGAA ACTCAGCTCATGAAAGCCAGggagcaacagcagcaacagccacCCCAAcagaggcagcagcagccacagcaTATACAAATGCAACAAATGCTGTTACAAAGAGCtgtgcatcagcagcagcagcaacaccaacaacagcaacagcagcatcagcagcagcagcagcagcagcagcaacaaccacaacagcagcagcatcagcagcagcagcagcagcagcagcagctgcaacaACAGCGTAGAGATGGTTCCCATCTTCTTAATGGTTCTGCAAATGGAATTTCTGGAAACAATCCTTTAATGCGGCAGAACCAAAGTACTGCAAATGTAATGGCAACAAAAATGTATGAGGAAAGGTTAAAGGTACCTTCCCAGAGAGACACTTTGGAAGATGCATCAATGAAG CAAAGATATGGAGAGAATGCTGGGCAACTACTTGATTCAAATGAAGCATCATTGTTGAAAGCAGCTTCAAGTGGACAATCTTCAGG GCAAATTTTGCATGGAACTGTTGGTGGCTTGTCAGGCACTCTGCAACAAGTTCAGGCCAGAAGTCCCCAACTTCCTGGGCCTGCTCAG AGTATCAAGACAGAGATCAATCCCATTCTGACGCCCAGAGCTGCAGGCCCAGAAGGATCATTTATTGGTGTCCAAG GATCCAATCAAGCTGGGAACAATTTGACTTTGAAAGGATGGCCACTCACG GGACTTGAGCAACTTAGGTCTGGAATTCTTCAGCAGAAATCATTTATTCAGAATCAACAGCAATTGCACCAGCAGATCCAGATGCTGactccgcagcagcagcagcagcttatGCTGCAGGCTCAGCAAAATATGTCTTCGCCAACATCTAGTGATGTTGACAATAGAAGATTGAGGATGATGCTAAACAGCAGAAATGCTGTTCTTGGCCGGGATGGGCAGACAAACAGTGGCACTGATATTATTCCAAATGTTGGCTCTCCTAGTCAAAGTGGTGGCGATATAGATATACTTATAAAG AAGAAACTTGCTCAGCAGCAGCAACTGTTACAACAGCAAAACAAtagccagcagcagccgcagcaacaTCAGCTTCAGCAACCTGCTGTCTCTAGCCAGCAATCCCAAAGCTCAAATCAACTTCTTCAACAAGAAAAGTCAGGAATTGGAAGTATGCCTGTTGACGGGGGCATGCCAAACACTTTTGGGGGAGCTGAACAA ACagcaaagaagagaaagaagccAGGTTCATCCTCTGGCAGAGCTAACAGTTCAGGAACAGCAAATACCGCTGGCCCCTCTCCAAGTTCTGCACCCTCGACACCTTCCACTCATACACCAGGAGATGCAATGTCtgtgcagcagctgcagcagaatGGTGGTTCAGCTAAACCCATGGTAATGTTTGGCTCTGATGGCACTGGGAGCTTGACATCTCCTGCAAACCCCTTG GATGATGTGGACCGTTTGCTGGAAGATGGCTCCTTGGATGATAATGTTGAATCCTTTCTATCACAGGATGACATGGATCCTAGAGACAACTTGGGGCGCTGCATGGATGCTAGTAAAG GATTTGGTTTTTCTGAGGTTGCAAAAGCACGTGCAAGTTCAACCAAAGTTGTTTGTTGCCACTTCTCATCTGATGGCAAACTGCTTGCTACTGGTGGTCATGATAAAAAG GTTTTTTTGTGGTGTACAGAACCCCTAAAGTCTAAATCTCAACTGGAAGAGCACTCGTTTCTGATCACTGATGTTAGATTTAGCCCAAGCATGTCACGCCTTGCTACATCCTCCTTTGACAAAACTGTGCGGGTTTGGGATGCTGATAAT ACTGACTATTCGCTCCGCACTTTCACGGGACATTCAGCATCTGTTATGTCACTTGATTTTCATCCAAATAAAGAAGATATGATATGCTCCTGTGATAGTGATGGGGAAGTGCGCAGCTGGAGCATAAATAATGGTAGCTGTCTGACCTGTGTTAAGGTGTTTAAG GGTGGTGCTACTCAGATGAGATTTCAACCTTGCAAGGGAAAATATCTAGCAGCTGCCTCTGAGAAGACTATCTACATACTTGATGGGGAGACACAACATTCTTGTAGAAGTCCCTTGCAG GGGCACAATAAGAATATTCAATCCCTTTGTTGGGATTCTACTGGTGACTATCTGGCTTCTGTCAGTGAAGACTCTGTCAGAATTTGGTCATTCACTCCCGGACATGATGGTGATTTTGTGAATGAGTTGAATTGCAGCGGGAACAAATTCCACTCATGTGTTTTCCACCCAACTTATCCATCATTGCTAGTAATTGGTTGTTATGAG TCTTTGGAACTCTGGGACATAAGGGAGAACGAATCAATTACGCTCA